A portion of the Candidatus Pristimantibacillus lignocellulolyticus genome contains these proteins:
- a CDS encoding sugar ABC transporter permease: METDKNVKKAVPNKHRRSKNGLNNLAGYIFISPWLIGFLLLTLWPILQSFYLSFTDYSLLSDPEWSGLDNYRKIFTRDDDFTASLSVTFIFVLVSLPLKLIFSLLVALMLNQKLKGMNFYRTVIYFPSLIGGSIAVSLLWRNIFGVDGYVNEMLSWFGIQGIGWVSNPDTALGSLVLLNVWQFGSTMVIFLAGLKQIPSELYESASVDGAAKVRKFFHITLPMLSPVMFFNLILGIIGSFQMFTAALIITKGGPMHSTYMYALFLYEKAFKHFQMGYASALAWVLLVIVAIITALNFFVSRYWVFYESDGKGDR, encoded by the coding sequence ATGGAGACTGACAAGAATGTAAAAAAGGCTGTGCCCAATAAGCATAGACGCTCAAAAAATGGCTTGAATAACTTAGCAGGTTATATTTTCATATCTCCATGGTTGATTGGATTTTTATTACTTACATTATGGCCGATTTTGCAGTCATTCTATCTTTCTTTCACAGACTATTCATTACTTTCAGATCCAGAATGGTCAGGACTAGATAATTATAGAAAGATTTTTACTAGAGACGATGATTTTACCGCATCTTTATCTGTGACCTTTATCTTCGTATTAGTATCATTACCGTTAAAATTAATATTTTCACTCTTAGTAGCATTAATGCTTAATCAGAAACTAAAAGGTATGAATTTTTATAGAACGGTGATTTATTTTCCATCGCTAATTGGCGGAAGCATTGCAGTATCTTTACTTTGGAGAAATATATTTGGCGTCGATGGTTACGTCAATGAAATGCTCTCATGGTTTGGAATTCAAGGAATTGGATGGGTCTCCAATCCTGATACAGCACTTGGCTCACTCGTTTTACTTAATGTATGGCAATTCGGATCAACGATGGTTATTTTTCTAGCAGGACTTAAGCAAATTCCTTCTGAGCTGTATGAATCGGCTTCTGTTGATGGAGCAGCAAAAGTACGGAAGTTTTTCCATATTACATTACCAATGCTATCTCCAGTCATGTTCTTTAATTTGATTTTAGGAATCATTGGTTCCTTCCAAATGTTTACTGCTGCACTCATTATTACAAAGGGTGGCCCAATGCATTCCACATATATGTATGCTCTGTTCCTCTACGAGAAGGCATTTAAGCACTTTCAGATGGGCTATGCATCAGCGCTTGCTTGGGTGTTGCTAGTTATTGTTGCTATTATTACGGCACTGAATTTCTTTGTCTCTCGTTACTGGGTGTTTTATGAGTCAGATGGGAAGGGAGACCGATGA
- a CDS encoding carbohydrate ABC transporter permease, with amino-acid sequence MNQLKNKRKHFVLILFSIFMIYPVFWWLGASLKSIEEMKSPSLWPTEPIWDNYIQGWLFSPSEHTFAHFFSNTLLMELWNVAGGVITAAIVAYGFARLNFRLKGLWFSILLMTMMLPTQVTIVPQYILFNKLDLVNSYVPLILPHFFGGGAFFIFLLVQFIRGIPRDLDEAAKIDGASVYGIFLRIIFPLIKPSLVTVAIFTFIWSWDDFFAQVLYLTSVDKFTVGLALRMYIDQFEIQWGPMLAMAMVSIIPSAIIFFLAQKHFVEGIATTGIKG; translated from the coding sequence ATGAATCAACTCAAAAATAAGCGGAAACATTTCGTGCTCATATTGTTTTCTATCTTTATGATTTATCCAGTGTTTTGGTGGTTAGGCGCATCATTGAAGTCGATCGAGGAAATGAAAAGCCCGTCCCTTTGGCCAACTGAACCAATTTGGGACAATTATATACAAGGCTGGTTATTCTCACCATCCGAGCATACCTTTGCTCATTTCTTCAGTAATACATTACTTATGGAACTTTGGAATGTGGCTGGGGGAGTTATTACCGCAGCAATCGTAGCCTATGGTTTTGCTCGGTTGAACTTCCGGTTAAAAGGGTTATGGTTCTCAATTCTGCTAATGACGATGATGCTTCCGACACAGGTTACTATCGTGCCGCAATATATTCTCTTCAATAAGCTCGATTTAGTTAATAGCTATGTCCCATTAATATTGCCACATTTTTTCGGTGGTGGTGCGTTTTTCATCTTTCTTCTTGTACAATTTATTCGTGGAATTCCACGAGATCTTGATGAAGCAGCGAAAATCGATGGTGCATCTGTATACGGAATTTTCCTTCGAATTATTTTCCCGCTTATTAAGCCTTCATTAGTTACTGTAGCAATTTTTACATTCATCTGGAGCTGGGATGATTTCTTTGCACAGGTGCTTTATTTAACCTCAGTCGATAAGTTTACAGTAGGTCTTGCATTGCGGATGTATATTGACCAATTTGAAATCCAATGGGGGCCGATGCTTGCGATGGCTATGGTATCAATTATCCCCTCTGCGATTATATTTTTTCTCGCACAGAAGCATTTCGTCGAAGGTATTGCAACGACGGGAATTAAAGGTTAG
- a CDS encoding extracellular solute-binding protein, giving the protein MKRKWSKSMGLLMLVILLTFTACGSNNTNEGKTTNTPKSADNSSVINNTDDNSKPLELSIMWWGPDTRHEATLKALEIYTNQHANITFKPEYLAWDAFWAKLPTLAASKSITDVLQMDAAYIQEYVGKGTLEDLSDIDLSGIVDSNVLENLKIDGKLYGIPLSQNAQGIAFNKTALEAAGVDLPQKDWTWDEYFEFGRTAKEKLPEGQYGISDTSDLWDWYLWYQTGNGGQPLMTDGGKTFTLDRDLFFEYHNTFAQLRQDKIVPPAEQQVALLENDPTSDPMGSGVVMTRGATTGSVNALESMLPGQVDVVNLPIGKAGGGWAQSTIFLSVSANSKNKEQAKEFLKWFITDAEAGKALALTRGIPINPEIYEVLEPDLTPQERLGKKIYDVALDKALPFYPIAEGYSEWVDTYKATMQSVMFGKSSVEDAYEKLNNLGLEIAAKK; this is encoded by the coding sequence ATGAAGAGAAAATGGTCAAAAAGTATGGGGTTGTTAATGCTAGTCATACTACTTACGTTTACGGCTTGTGGAAGCAACAACACTAACGAAGGTAAAACGACAAATACACCAAAGTCAGCGGATAATAGTTCAGTGATTAATAATACAGATGATAATTCGAAACCACTCGAGTTATCAATTATGTGGTGGGGTCCAGATACAAGACATGAAGCGACCTTAAAGGCACTTGAAATCTATACAAATCAGCATGCTAACATAACTTTTAAGCCTGAGTATTTGGCTTGGGATGCTTTCTGGGCTAAGCTACCAACGTTAGCAGCATCTAAATCCATTACTGATGTGTTACAAATGGATGCAGCATACATTCAAGAGTATGTTGGAAAGGGAACATTGGAGGATCTATCAGATATAGATTTATCAGGTATTGTTGATTCCAACGTGCTTGAGAATTTGAAAATTGATGGCAAGCTTTATGGTATTCCATTAAGTCAGAATGCTCAAGGTATTGCATTTAACAAAACAGCACTTGAGGCTGCTGGTGTTGATCTACCACAAAAGGATTGGACCTGGGATGAGTATTTTGAATTTGGCCGTACAGCTAAAGAAAAATTACCAGAAGGTCAATACGGTATCTCTGATACGTCAGATCTTTGGGACTGGTATCTATGGTATCAAACCGGAAATGGAGGCCAACCTCTAATGACCGATGGAGGAAAAACGTTCACTTTAGATAGAGATCTATTTTTCGAATATCACAATACGTTTGCACAATTACGTCAAGATAAGATTGTACCACCAGCAGAACAACAGGTAGCTTTATTAGAAAATGATCCCACATCAGATCCAATGGGTTCAGGAGTAGTGATGACGCGTGGAGCAACTACAGGTTCTGTCAATGCACTTGAGAGTATGCTTCCAGGTCAGGTTGATGTTGTGAACCTCCCAATAGGTAAAGCAGGCGGCGGTTGGGCGCAATCAACAATTTTCTTATCTGTTAGTGCTAATTCAAAAAATAAAGAACAAGCAAAAGAGTTTTTGAAATGGTTTATAACAGATGCTGAAGCTGGTAAAGCACTTGCATTAACTCGTGGTATTCCAATTAATCCAGAAATTTATGAGGTGCTAGAGCCAGATCTTACACCACAAGAAAGGCTAGGTAAGAAGATTTATGATGTTGCATTAGACAAAGCGTTACCTTTCTATCCAATAGCTGAAGGATACTCGGAATGGGTAGATACTTATAAGGCAACGATGCAATCCGTTATGTTTGGAAAATCTTCAGTTGAAGATGCATATGAGAAGCTGAATAATCTTGGATTAGAGATTGCAGCTAAGAAATAG
- a CDS encoding extracellular solute-binding protein, with product MKIIFHRTIVLLISSMLLTSCSLTGKTNDVIDNPQPIKLTIMHNWIVQDGKALAMRTILEDFRATHPNIIIEEEGLSTDGLKSRLRTLAAADEMPDLFVMWPDAMTKDFVKAGHLQPIDDFLANKPEWKNNFLPGAFDGYTVNNQIYTVPMNLAPTSFIYYNRAIFDQYQVKVPTTWQELLNAIEIFNRNNIIPIALGNKSTWVVQSTIFSTLADRITGSDWFNRVRNQDGASFTDPEFIQALEVLQNLKEVGAFQAGYNSIDENEMMQLYLNGKSAMVINGGWAVSSIVNNATADVLEHTHVMILPPIEGGKGAALSTSGVVGTGLGVNINLTGERKEAAMKLFYALSGPEGQQATLDSNTLISYKISLDESKLSPLFIELNELVQSINISSVYDSSLNSETADVLNNGLQEILLGGDPVIIARKIQDAQDASLAK from the coding sequence ATGAAAATAATATTTCATCGAACGATTGTGCTGCTCATCTCCAGTATGCTACTTACCAGCTGCAGCCTCACAGGAAAGACCAATGATGTGATAGACAATCCGCAACCTATTAAGCTTACAATTATGCATAATTGGATTGTTCAAGATGGAAAGGCACTTGCGATGCGAACTATTCTCGAGGATTTCCGAGCAACACATCCAAACATCATAATTGAGGAGGAAGGACTATCCACAGATGGACTAAAGTCTAGACTGCGCACACTTGCAGCAGCAGATGAAATGCCTGATCTGTTTGTTATGTGGCCAGATGCAATGACCAAGGATTTCGTTAAGGCAGGACATCTTCAGCCAATTGATGATTTCTTAGCGAATAAGCCAGAATGGAAAAATAACTTTCTACCAGGAGCTTTTGATGGTTACACCGTAAACAATCAAATTTACACGGTTCCTATGAATTTAGCCCCTACTTCATTTATATATTACAACAGGGCGATATTTGATCAATATCAGGTTAAAGTTCCTACTACATGGCAAGAACTACTAAATGCAATTGAGATTTTTAACCGTAACAATATTATTCCGATCGCATTAGGTAATAAGTCAACTTGGGTGGTGCAGTCCACAATTTTCAGTACATTAGCCGATAGAATAACTGGATCTGATTGGTTCAATAGAGTGAGGAATCAGGATGGAGCGTCATTTACCGATCCAGAGTTTATACAAGCTCTTGAAGTATTGCAAAACTTGAAAGAGGTTGGAGCTTTTCAAGCCGGTTACAACAGTATTGATGAAAATGAAATGATGCAATTATATTTGAATGGAAAATCTGCGATGGTTATTAATGGTGGATGGGCAGTATCCTCCATCGTAAATAATGCAACGGCTGATGTTCTGGAACATACACATGTTATGATTCTTCCTCCAATTGAAGGTGGAAAAGGGGCTGCACTATCGACTTCAGGTGTCGTTGGCACAGGACTTGGAGTGAATATTAATTTAACCGGAGAACGTAAAGAAGCAGCAATGAAGTTGTTCTATGCTTTATCAGGACCGGAAGGTCAACAAGCTACACTCGACAGTAATACTTTAATTAGTTACAAAATTTCACTCGATGAGAGTAAGTTAAGTCCTCTCTTTATTGAATTAAATGAGCTTGTCCAAAGTATCAACATTAGTTCGGTTTACGATAGCAGCCTTAATTCTGAAACAGCAGATGTACTAAATAATGGACTTCAAGAAATATTACTTGGTGGCGATCCTGTCATTATTGCTCGAAAAATACAGGATGCACAAGATGCATCGCTAGCGAAGTAA
- a CDS encoding sensor histidine kinase → MVKWMSTSLGRKLSVIIMISTLVPLLSLGVFTYSVSSIVTEEKVNQSGIDTLKQMEDKLRFIIDDIENISLFMIGQSDIQKYLSAQEDDIHLQARILDFMMNLSTSKKYISNISLYSKNANAPLSNTAIYSSNLSDLVDLYNVTDKIWTGVYTVSDFSGQHQVMSLIRPMRSIYSYETLGWLVISLDEDVLSEYWSEANLGEGNGKVALINEHGTVISSTEKEWLVRSFDELFPGALIQFNKGLHGETVYGEGSAKKTILYYSQNSTGWNFIGMIPYDLYSSQNRFILILTAVAVLSSIIINGGLVLFVIQRVTNPLRMLTRLLTKVNTDDLMPIYHSQSRDEIGRLGDSYNKLGSRIKELKEQLIRDETRKKEADIRALQAQINPHFLYNTLSSIHWMALMSEEKQISDMVGALSDLLQFSLNKGNEFCPVHQELAHIRNYTDIQSIRYPDKFEVDIIVDPGLQDKFMLKLILQPLVENAMIHGIQKKAGRGSIGIYIEQQGNYMNFLVIDDGIGITEDRLANVRIQLEESAVVYGPEASYGLRNVNERLRLHYGLLSCLQIESRPNNGTRISFSIPFLEGPYENYDRG, encoded by the coding sequence ATGGTTAAATGGATGAGTACCTCACTTGGGAGAAAGCTATCAGTCATTATTATGATCTCTACATTGGTTCCGCTATTGTCCTTGGGAGTTTTTACTTATTCAGTTTCTTCTATTGTAACCGAGGAAAAGGTAAATCAATCGGGAATTGATACGCTGAAGCAAATGGAGGATAAGCTACGTTTTATTATTGATGACATAGAGAATATTTCCTTATTTATGATTGGACAGAGTGATATTCAAAAATATCTTAGTGCACAAGAGGATGATATTCATCTTCAAGCAAGAATACTCGATTTTATGATGAACTTATCTACCTCTAAAAAATATATATCAAACATTTCACTTTATTCAAAAAATGCCAATGCTCCTCTTTCTAATACAGCAATCTACTCTTCAAATTTATCCGACCTAGTTGATTTATACAATGTGACTGATAAAATCTGGACCGGTGTATATACTGTATCTGATTTTTCAGGTCAGCATCAAGTCATGTCACTTATTAGACCTATGCGAAGTATTTATTCATATGAAACTCTAGGTTGGCTTGTCATTAGTCTAGACGAGGACGTACTTTCGGAATATTGGTCAGAGGCTAATCTAGGTGAGGGGAATGGTAAAGTCGCATTAATTAATGAACATGGTACGGTCATTTCATCTACTGAAAAAGAGTGGCTTGTAAGATCTTTTGATGAGTTATTTCCAGGTGCTTTGATTCAATTTAATAAAGGGCTACACGGGGAAACGGTATATGGAGAAGGATCGGCAAAGAAGACCATACTTTACTACAGTCAGAATTCAACGGGATGGAATTTTATTGGTATGATACCATACGATCTATATAGCTCTCAGAACCGCTTTATATTAATTTTAACAGCAGTTGCCGTACTATCTTCTATTATTATTAATGGTGGACTTGTCCTCTTTGTCATCCAACGAGTGACTAACCCACTACGTATGCTAACACGGTTGTTAACGAAGGTGAACACCGATGATCTAATGCCCATCTATCATTCTCAATCAAGAGATGAGATAGGAAGATTAGGAGATAGCTACAATAAGCTCGGTTCTCGTATTAAGGAACTGAAAGAGCAACTCATAAGAGATGAGACGCGTAAGAAGGAGGCAGATATTCGCGCTTTGCAGGCGCAAATTAATCCTCATTTTTTGTACAACACATTATCATCTATTCATTGGATGGCGCTTATGTCCGAAGAAAAACAAATTTCAGATATGGTGGGAGCATTAAGTGATCTTCTACAATTCAGTTTAAATAAAGGAAATGAATTCTGTCCCGTACATCAAGAGCTTGCACATATTCGAAATTATACAGATATTCAATCTATACGTTATCCAGATAAGTTTGAGGTAGATATTATTGTTGATCCGGGTTTACAGGATAAATTCATGTTGAAGCTAATATTGCAACCACTTGTTGAAAATGCCATGATTCATGGTATTCAGAAAAAGGCAGGTAGAGGTAGCATAGGGATTTATATAGAACAGCAAGGCAATTATATGAATTTTCTTGTCATCGATGATGGTATCGGTATAACGGAAGATAGATTAGCTAATGTACGCATTCAATTAGAAGAGTCAGCCGTTGTGTATGGTCCAGAGGCTAGCTATGGTTTGAGAAATGTAAATGAAAGACTTCGTCTACACTATGGTCTGCTGTCTTGTTTACAAATAGAGAGCAGACCTAATAACGGTACTCGAATATCATTCTCTATTCCATTCTTGGAGGGTCCTTATGAAAATTATGATCGTGGATGA